Proteins encoded by one window of Muntiacus reevesi chromosome 6, mMunRee1.1, whole genome shotgun sequence:
- the CHRM2 gene encoding muscarinic acetylcholine receptor M2, translated as MNNSTNSSNNVALTSPYKTFEVVFIVLVAGSLSLVTIIGNILVMVSIKVNRHLQTVNNYFLFSLACADLIIGVFSMNLYTLYTVIGYWPLGPVVCDLWLALDYVVSNASVMNLLIISFDRYFCVTKPLTYPVKRTTKMAGMMIAAAWVLSFILWAPAILFWQFIVGVRTVEDGECYIQFFSNAAVTFGTAIAAFYLPVIIMTVLYWHISRASKSRIKKDKKEPVANQDPVSPSLVQGRIVKPNNNNMPGSDDGLEHNKIQNGKTPRDAATENCVQGEEKESSNDSTSVSAVASNMRDDEITQDENTVSTSVGHSKDENSKQTCIKIVTKTPKGDSCTPTNTTVELVGSSGQNGDEKQNIVARKIVKMTKQPAKKKPPPSREKKVTRTILAILLAFIITWAPYNVMVLINTFCAPCIPNTVWTIGYWLCYINSTINPACYALCNATFKKTFKHLLMCHYKNIGATR; from the coding sequence atgaATAACTCAACAAACTCCTCTAACAATGTGGCTCTGACCAGTCCTTATAAGACATTTGAAGTGGTTTTTATTGTCCTTGTGGCTGGGTCCCTCAGTTTGGTGACCATTATTGGGAACATCCTGGTCATGGTCTCCATTAAAGTCAATCGCCACCTCCAGACCGTCAACAATTACTTTTTGTTCAGCTTGGCCTGTGCTGACCTCATCATTGGTGTTTTCTCCATGAACTTGTATACCCTTTACACTGTGATTGGCTACTGGCCTTTGGGACCTGTGGTGTGTGACCTTTGGCTTGCCCTGGACTATGTGGTCAGCAATGCCTCAGTAATGAATCTGCTCATCATCAGCTTTGACAGATACTTCTGCGTCACAAAACCACTCACTTATCCCGTCAAGCGGACCACGAAAATGGCAGGTATGATGATCGCAGCTGCCTGGGTCCTCTCCTTTATCCTCTGGGCTccagccattctcttctggcagTTCATCGTAGGGGTGAGAACTGTGGAGGATGGGGAATGCTACATTCAGTTTTTTTCCAATGCGGCTGTCACCTTTGGCACGGCCATTGCAGCCTTCTATTTGCCTGTGATCATCATGACTGTGTTATACTGGCACATATCCCGGGCCAGTAAGAGCAGGATCAAGAAGGACAAGAAGGAGCCTGTGGCCAACCAAGATCCAGTTTCTCCAAGTCTGGTTCAAGGAAGGATAGTGaagccaaacaacaacaacatgcctGGAAGTGATGATGGCCTGGAGCACAACAAAATCCAGAATGGTAAAACTCCTAGAGATGCTGCAACTGAAAACTGTgtccagggggaggagaaagagagctCCAATGATTCCACCTCAGTCAGTGCTGTTGCCTCTAATATGAGAGATGATGAAATAACCCAGGACGAAAACACAGTTTCCACTTCTGTGGGCCATTCCAAAGATGAGAACTCAAAGCAAACATGCATCAAAATTGTCACCAAGACCCCAAAAGGTGACTCATGTACCCCAACTAATACCACCGTGGAGCTAGTTGGTTCTTCAGGTCAGAATGGAGATGAAAAACAGAACATCGTTGCTCGCAAGATTGTGAAGATGACTAAGCAGCCTGCCAAAAAGAAGCCTCCTCCTTCCCGGGAAAAGAAGGTGACCAGGACGATCTTGGCTATTCTGTTGGCTTTCATCATCACTTGGGCCCCATACAATGTCATGGTGCTCATTAACACCTTTTGTGCACCCTGCATCCCCAACACAGTGTGGACAATTGGTTATTGGCTCTGTTACATCAATAGCACTATCAACCCTGCCTGCTATGCACTTTGTAATGCCACCTTCAAGAAGACCTTTAAACACCTTCTCATGTGTCATTATAAGAACATAGGCGCTACAAGGTAA